The proteins below are encoded in one region of Elusimicrobiota bacterium:
- a CDS encoding DNA polymerase III subunit alpha: protein MSQKLKQAQFVHLHNHTEYSLLDGACRILDDKGNPAMLLKTMGEYGFSALAITDHGNMFGAIEFYNGCLKAGIKPIIGIEAYLASKSHKNRTQGEKNYHVTLLCKNETGYKNLTKLTSISYLNGFYYKPRIDKELLEKYSEGLVVLSGCLRGEIAMLLSEEKIGEAKKTVDFYKQVFKDDFYIELMENGMPEQKVSNEKLIALSKEMSVPVVATNDCHYLKKEDSVAHEVLVCIGTASTLDDPKHMKFATNQFYYKTPEEMIAVFKDVPDATKNTLAIAEKCNLQIDFGKLYLPLYTVESGFTLDSYVRKLCEDGLKKRYGEVTDEIKRRLEHELKIISDAGYSGYFLIVWDFIQYAKKNNVPVGPGRGSGAGSIVSYLLGITDVDPLKYGLLFERFLNPSRITMPDLDIDFSDEGREKVINYVRTKYGSDRVVQIITFGSMLAKGVIRDVGRVLSIPLTEVNKIAGMIPKVLGITLSQALSMVPELQALYKSDERIKKLVDISLKLEGLKRHSGVHAAGIVIAKDDVTNYVPLSKTSDDVVTTQYEGKLLEKMGLLKMDFLGLRTLTVIRDAVELIRKKHKIDIDIENLPLDDKKTFQLLSDAKVDGVFQVEKSGMRDLLKKLKPKHISDIIALIALYRPGPIGSGMLDEFVARYHQKVKFKYEHPIMESILKETYGIIVYQEQVMKIATDLVGLSLAEADTFRSAMSKKNVELIEQYREMFIDGAKKKGFTRAVAEKIFTNIKSFGEYGFNKSHAAAYGFITYRTAYLKANYPIEFFTALLSSEIGHTSISKETENKIVQYIKDAEDFEIDIFPPDINKSYSKFAIESVNMPESGNSVDEQKQGNKKKGIRFGLVAIKNIGEGAIEAIIIEREKNGEFKSISDFTARIDFHSVNKKVLESLCKAGAFDKLLPKRGNIPMRDVFCENTENIISISARNQKQRESGQSMLFDLMTPSNEAADMNDKFDDLPKEKQWHEHQFLANEKEVLGFYLSGHPLAKYSDEIKIYTKTNISEIKKNSNGGSGIVRVAGIVANLRRMVSKKKEQYARFKLEDLDDEIDVLVFPKLFNEYGKDTLKMDEMLVVSGRLNTETEPPEIIAEELVSFKQARKILVRKITITANSVALEKSTLEKLKDFLKHHHGIANVEFNLIGHLNKNNTKILTNIEVEPNDTVISGIEKILGKGVVKFS from the coding sequence ATGTCGCAAAAATTAAAACAAGCCCAGTTTGTTCACCTTCATAATCATACAGAATACTCTCTTTTAGATGGTGCCTGCCGTATTTTGGACGATAAAGGTAATCCTGCAATGTTATTGAAGACAATGGGAGAATATGGGTTTTCTGCACTTGCCATTACCGACCATGGCAATATGTTTGGTGCTATTGAATTTTACAATGGATGTCTGAAAGCAGGTATAAAACCGATTATAGGGATTGAAGCGTATCTCGCCTCAAAATCACATAAAAACCGAACTCAGGGTGAAAAAAATTATCATGTAACACTTCTATGTAAAAATGAGACCGGTTATAAAAATCTGACAAAATTAACATCAATAAGTTATCTTAATGGTTTTTATTATAAACCGAGAATAGACAAAGAACTTTTGGAAAAATATTCTGAGGGACTTGTTGTCTTGTCCGGTTGTCTTCGTGGCGAGATAGCTATGCTTCTTAGTGAAGAAAAGATTGGCGAAGCTAAGAAAACTGTTGATTTTTATAAACAGGTTTTTAAAGATGATTTTTATATTGAACTGATGGAAAATGGAATGCCTGAACAAAAAGTAAGTAACGAAAAGTTGATAGCACTTTCAAAAGAAATGTCTGTCCCGGTTGTTGCTACAAATGACTGTCATTATTTAAAAAAGGAAGACTCGGTAGCTCATGAAGTTTTGGTTTGTATTGGTACTGCATCCACGCTTGATGACCCCAAACATATGAAGTTTGCAACTAATCAATTTTACTATAAAACACCCGAGGAAATGATTGCTGTTTTTAAAGATGTTCCTGATGCTACAAAAAATACACTTGCCATTGCAGAGAAATGCAATCTTCAGATTGACTTTGGAAAACTTTATCTTCCTTTATATACTGTTGAAAGTGGTTTTACGCTGGATTCTTATGTAAGGAAGCTCTGTGAAGATGGTTTGAAAAAACGCTATGGCGAAGTCACAGACGAAATAAAACGCCGGCTGGAACACGAGTTGAAAATTATTTCGGATGCGGGATATTCCGGTTACTTTTTAATTGTATGGGATTTTATCCAGTATGCAAAAAAGAACAATGTACCTGTCGGTCCCGGGAGAGGTTCCGGCGCCGGCTCAATTGTTTCGTATCTTTTGGGTATTACTGATGTTGACCCGCTGAAATACGGACTTCTTTTTGAGCGTTTTTTAAATCCTTCCAGAATAACAATGCCTGATTTGGATATAGATTTTTCTGATGAAGGGCGTGAAAAAGTAATAAATTATGTAAGAACTAAATATGGCAGCGACAGAGTTGTACAAATAATAACGTTCGGTTCCATGCTGGCTAAAGGTGTAATAAGGGATGTAGGCAGAGTACTTTCAATCCCGCTTACCGAAGTCAATAAGATTGCGGGCATGATTCCCAAAGTATTGGGCATAACTTTAAGCCAGGCGCTTTCAATGGTTCCTGAGCTTCAGGCACTTTATAAATCAGATGAAAGAATAAAAAAATTGGTGGATATCTCGCTTAAACTTGAAGGGTTGAAACGGCATTCAGGAGTTCATGCTGCAGGAATAGTGATAGCAAAAGACGACGTAACCAACTACGTGCCGTTATCAAAAACATCCGACGATGTTGTAACCACGCAGTATGAAGGTAAACTTCTTGAAAAGATGGGTCTTTTAAAAATGGATTTTCTCGGATTAAGAACACTTACGGTTATTCGTGATGCTGTCGAACTTATAAGAAAAAAGCATAAGATTGATATCGATATAGAAAACCTTCCTTTAGATGATAAAAAAACATTTCAGTTACTGTCTGATGCAAAGGTTGACGGTGTTTTTCAGGTTGAGAAATCAGGCATGCGGGATTTACTTAAAAAACTGAAACCTAAACATATTTCAGATATTATAGCGTTAATTGCACTTTACAGACCCGGTCCGATAGGCAGCGGTATGCTTGATGAATTTGTTGCAAGATATCATCAAAAAGTAAAGTTCAAATATGAACACCCTATAATGGAAAGTATATTAAAAGAAACATACGGCATTATTGTCTATCAGGAACAGGTTATGAAAATAGCGACTGACCTGGTCGGACTGTCTCTTGCGGAAGCCGATACTTTCAGGTCTGCAATGTCCAAAAAAAATGTTGAATTAATTGAACAATACAGGGAAATGTTTATTGACGGTGCAAAAAAGAAAGGATTTACAAGGGCAGTTGCAGAAAAAATATTTACTAATATAAAAAGTTTTGGCGAATATGGATTTAACAAGTCCCATGCTGCTGCATATGGATTTATAACCTACAGGACTGCATATCTTAAAGCAAATTATCCCATCGAATTTTTTACGGCTCTTTTATCTTCTGAAATAGGGCATACCAGTATAAGTAAAGAAACTGAAAATAAAATTGTTCAGTATATTAAAGACGCGGAAGATTTTGAAATAGATATTTTCCCGCCGGATATTAATAAATCGTATTCAAAATTTGCAATAGAATCGGTAAATATGCCTGAATCCGGTAACTCTGTTGATGAACAAAAGCAGGGTAATAAGAAAAAAGGTATAAGATTCGGTTTGGTAGCAATAAAAAATATCGGTGAAGGTGCTATTGAAGCAATAATTATAGAGAGAGAAAAAAATGGGGAGTTTAAATCAATAAGCGATTTTACAGCAAGAATAGATTTCCACAGTGTTAATAAAAAAGTGCTTGAATCGCTTTGCAAGGCAGGTGCCTTCGATAAACTTTTGCCTAAAAGAGGAAATATTCCAATGAGAGATGTTTTCTGTGAAAATACAGAAAATATTATTTCTATTAGCGCAAGGAATCAGAAACAAAGGGAAAGCGGACAGTCGATGCTTTTTGATTTAATGACACCGTCTAACGAAGCGGCAGATATGAATGATAAGTTTGACGATTTACCAAAAGAAAAGCAATGGCATGAACACCAGTTTTTAGCGAACGAAAAAGAAGTATTAGGGTTTTATTTATCAGGGCATCCACTGGCAAAATATTCAGATGAGATAAAAATCTATACCAAAACAAATATTTCAGAAATCAAGAAAAATTCTAACGGAGGCAGCGGAATTGTTCGCGTTGCCGGGATTGTCGCTAATTTAAGGCGTATGGTATCTAAAAAGAAAGAACAATACGCAAGATTTAAGTTAGAAGATTTAGATGATGAAATAGATGTTCTTGTTTTCCCTAAACTTTTTAATGAATACGGCAAAGATACTTTAAAAATGGATGAAATGCTGGTTGTTTCCGGGAGATTAAATACTGAAACTGAACCACCCGAGATAATTGCTGAGGAATTAGTTTCTTTCAAGCAGGCAAGGAAAATACTTGTTCGCAAAATTACTATTACAGCTAATAGTGTTGCTCTTGAAAAATCAACACTTGAAAAATTGAAGGATTTTTTAAAACACCATCACGGGATAGCTAATGTTGAGTTCAACCTGATAGGTCATTTAAATAAAAATAATACAAAAATTCTTACAAATATAGAAGTCGAGCCCAACGATACGGTTATATCAGGTATAGAGAAAATATTGGGTAAAGGTGTCGTTAAATTTTCTTGA
- a CDS encoding prepilin-type N-terminal cleavage/methylation domain-containing protein → MKRKGLTLIEVIISLAIFLIIVPGVSMLLINVTRGFTSFEVANTLKKTNQETLNRIYLRLSECKRIFDNSPTGNDYSTRIDTSTVAGCPKGLSDSHLPKIEEGAIVAPGTLVSSPTSVGNSLFFATNDSAKSVFDAVNNITHTIDVYRFNYYYLTSDNPRSITDRQSYRIVEWRSVLYADYYQLMNIPLASRTETIKGLVAPPNNVVYAWNASEEVSSVAFWTLDGAGNMTPIVNPTYKIPKFQCKVLTEMITGIMGSGYKYGISPNSSVPTVWARAPKIVPQYAIAAGNFPGGFEVVIVGNPGGRKVFLRSVLVAQGAMAGILGDDQLVLCSVRDLW, encoded by the coding sequence ATGAAAAGAAAAGGGCTTACCTTAATTGAAGTAATTATTTCATTAGCTATTTTCCTTATAATTGTTCCCGGTGTAAGCATGTTGCTTATTAATGTTACACGCGGTTTTACTTCTTTTGAAGTAGCAAATACTTTAAAGAAAACTAATCAGGAGACGCTTAACCGGATATACTTGAGGTTATCCGAATGTAAAAGAATCTTTGATAATAGCCCGACAGGTAATGACTATTCAACAAGAATAGATACTTCTACGGTTGCAGGTTGTCCTAAAGGATTAAGCGATAGTCACCTGCCAAAAATTGAAGAGGGTGCTATTGTCGCTCCCGGAACTTTAGTATCCAGTCCTACTTCTGTCGGTAATAGCCTTTTTTTTGCTACTAATGATTCAGCAAAAAGTGTATTTGATGCAGTTAATAATATCACTCATACTATAGATGTGTATAGGTTTAACTATTATTACCTGACTTCTGATAATCCGAGGTCAATAACCGATAGGCAAAGTTACAGGATTGTTGAATGGCGAAGTGTTTTATATGCCGACTATTATCAATTAATGAATATCCCGCTAGCTTCAAGGACAGAAACCATTAAAGGTCTAGTCGCTCCTCCAAACAATGTTGTTTATGCCTGGAACGCATCAGAAGAAGTTTCTTCCGTAGCTTTTTGGACTTTGGACGGAGCAGGTAATATGACACCAATTGTCAACCCTACTTATAAAATACCTAAATTTCAATGTAAAGTTTTAACAGAAATGATTACAGGTATAATGGGCAGTGGTTATAAATATGGCATATCACCTAATAGTTCTGTTCCTACTGTTTGGGCACGTGCTCCTAAAATTGTTCCACAGTATGCAATTGCTGCCGGCAACTTCCCCGGTGGTTTTGAGGTAGTTATTGTAGGTAATCCCGGTGGTAGAAAAGTTTTTTTACGTAGTGTGTTAGTTGCTCAAGGTGCTATGGCAGGAATTCTTGGCGACGACCAATTGGTGCTGTGCAGTGTCCGTGACCTCTGGTAA
- a CDS encoding prepilin-type N-terminal cleavage/methylation domain-containing protein, with the protein MNIKINNKGFSLIEVVITMIILVIIVLSITKIQYFMSNQTVRIKEKTFATQKVIQMMEELRSLVTGLEKEQINVLDDYDDGNTYNTVLTTDKNITNPSTVSSDNIGINNGWKYLRRVTILRVPEDAFTRKVYVRVYKALPSDPTHPETLAETMSILRTITTKYVPTQVFDLYVLALENVPGYSVFFFTLKPMFERMISDIQSRCPGLELRVHWVTRLSYGRDTQYVPYVNKTNHTSDIPMPFVYFYPGLCRAIDNSDFLYFDSDRMQGRVRLDAAASPYIDPLVTNPLSYVMSDRFNHALRYPDEKRIYDSIFPKPEVSLRMLIEEMNSDDPVIHNKWKNVIIVNLHSEQTPYPPIRNYSDAAKDPQAFPDVRVVSHPEKLNYPINSDISLRVYAYFMNPNNHPYVPVLPSLPVATVFIPDKDIPTGSIHVNIIIGSSTVDYSNLPATDPANYHVSHPIPLTNTLIELYNTPLRHPPNPSGRGLLATKWLYGLEYIPCPVEDPVITPAPYFSRDLACPLAIPKNTARWIIRFTNTAGSLNGMNTFETRIGNNTTTDFPNLSRTYTWVGPTPAVPATEKYQFMGDPRHCPYSDVKQSSGYNWYFTPVPAADYQGFSKATNGWLSTWIYRGTDIDLPRFNQTYRQGLLKTQAILTGISAATFSFYGIGGEFGSEGYAPLGNGIVFNRLPFVTDGSTGRKYVSEMIPGLGVSPVLSDYDSCTDHTRVETARIAAMKDLSWYSKPWLGELYPDSEYANWNTYGNLRTGTTPDRFYRAKYLDIPGAVFDRNRDPFTLNRGLQSFANGGPTGLGSGPLEQIYRDNNNAHRVDPLGSALANMFNFSLPQDLLKLDYPINLNVNTDFPPEWGDLDYQGQRTTLSIPAISGTPRTYYNTDFAGPPAGSWSTSSTLRVSKGTDNFYFVINGLAWQYGIGSALIGKLCLMTIIRAFLDGGLYSTVLSPAIPEFKISQVPLLTITSPTDVGNTFTNPTSINIAWSNDWKRWGGNNYTEEYPAGYTEATTLKYSLKYSNDKGSTWHYCDGDSDTTPGEKNSGHFVTTPPLTYTWNVPAADFPTGSYLIRVECYRETIDLHYSYNQLQLFIKR; encoded by the coding sequence ATGAACATCAAAATTAACAACAAAGGATTCAGTTTAATAGAAGTAGTTATTACTATGATAATACTTGTCATAATAGTATTGTCAATAACAAAAATACAATATTTTATGAGTAATCAGACTGTTAGAATAAAAGAAAAAACTTTTGCTACTCAAAAAGTAATACAGATGATGGAAGAATTAAGGTCACTTGTTACAGGTTTAGAAAAGGAACAGATTAACGTTTTAGATGATTATGACGATGGTAACACATATAATACTGTATTAACTACGGATAAAAACATAACCAACCCGTCAACAGTATCAAGCGATAATATTGGCATTAATAACGGTTGGAAATATTTAAGGCGTGTAACTATTCTTAGAGTTCCGGAAGATGCGTTTACCCGTAAAGTATATGTCAGAGTATATAAGGCATTGCCTTCTGACCCAACGCACCCCGAAACATTAGCAGAAACGATGAGTATCCTGAGAACAATTACAACAAAGTATGTTCCTACACAAGTTTTTGATTTATACGTTTTAGCATTAGAAAATGTTCCCGGGTATTCTGTTTTTTTCTTTACACTTAAGCCAATGTTTGAAAGGATGATAAGCGATATACAGTCAAGGTGTCCGGGTTTGGAATTACGGGTTCATTGGGTTACCCGCCTTTCGTATGGCAGGGACACACAATATGTTCCTTATGTTAACAAAACTAATCATACGAGCGATATTCCAATGCCATTTGTCTATTTTTACCCGGGATTATGCAGGGCGATAGATAATAGTGATTTTCTTTACTTTGATTCTGATAGAATGCAAGGCAGAGTAAGATTAGATGCAGCTGCAAGTCCTTATATTGATCCACTTGTTACAAATCCTTTAAGTTATGTTATGAGTGACAGGTTTAATCATGCATTAAGATATCCTGATGAGAAACGAATTTATGATTCAATATTTCCAAAACCTGAAGTAAGTTTGAGAATGTTAATAGAAGAAATGAATTCCGATGATCCTGTCATTCACAATAAGTGGAAGAATGTAATAATAGTAAATTTACACTCAGAACAGACGCCATATCCTCCTATCCGCAATTATTCAGATGCTGCTAAAGACCCGCAGGCTTTTCCTGATGTGCGTGTTGTATCTCATCCTGAAAAATTAAATTATCCTATTAATTCAGATATATCTTTGAGGGTCTATGCGTATTTTATGAATCCAAACAACCATCCGTATGTTCCGGTTTTACCAAGTTTACCGGTGGCAACGGTTTTTATACCTGATAAAGATATTCCTACAGGGTCAATACATGTAAACATAATTATTGGGAGTAGTACAGTTGATTATTCAAATTTACCTGCGACTGACCCTGCTAACTATCATGTTAGTCATCCTATTCCATTAACAAATACTTTAATTGAACTATATAATACTCCGTTAAGGCATCCTCCGAACCCAAGTGGTCGCGGATTACTTGCAACAAAATGGTTGTATGGTTTAGAATACATTCCTTGTCCGGTAGAAGATCCTGTTATTACTCCTGCTCCTTACTTTAGTCGTGACCTTGCTTGTCCTCTCGCGATACCCAAAAACACAGCAAGATGGATTATAAGATTTACCAATACAGCCGGTTCGTTAAATGGAATGAATACTTTTGAAACTCGTATTGGAAATAATACAACAACAGATTTTCCTAATTTATCAAGAACATATACATGGGTAGGTCCAACTCCGGCGGTTCCGGCTACAGAGAAATACCAATTTATGGGTGATCCGCGGCATTGTCCTTATTCAGATGTTAAACAAAGTAGTGGCTACAATTGGTATTTTACGCCGGTTCCTGCAGCAGATTATCAAGGATTTAGTAAAGCAACTAATGGTTGGTTGTCTACATGGATATATAGGGGAACGGATATTGATTTACCAAGATTTAACCAGACATATCGTCAAGGACTATTGAAAACACAGGCGATATTGACAGGTATAAGTGCGGCGACTTTTAGTTTTTATGGTATAGGAGGCGAATTCGGGTCTGAAGGTTATGCTCCTCTTGGTAATGGTATAGTATTTAATAGACTGCCATTTGTTACGGATGGTTCAACGGGTAGAAAGTATGTTAGTGAAATGATACCTGGGCTTGGTGTGAGTCCTGTCCTTTCTGATTATGATTCTTGCACTGATCATACTAGGGTTGAAACTGCTCGCATAGCTGCTATGAAAGATCTGTCGTGGTACTCAAAGCCCTGGTTAGGAGAGCTATATCCTGATAGTGAATATGCAAATTGGAATACTTATGGGAATTTACGGACAGGTACAACTCCCGATAGATTTTATCGTGCAAAATATCTTGATATACCCGGTGCTGTTTTTGATAGAAATAGAGATCCTTTCACCCTAAACCGGGGACTTCAATCGTTTGCAAACGGAGGACCTACAGGATTAGGTTCTGGTCCGCTTGAACAGATATACCGTGATAATAATAATGCGCATAGAGTTGACCCTTTAGGGTCAGCTCTTGCAAATATGTTCAATTTTTCTCTACCACAAGATTTATTAAAGCTTGATTACCCTATTAATCTTAACGTTAATACGGATTTCCCTCCCGAGTGGGGTGATCTTGATTATCAAGGTCAGAGGACTACTCTTTCAATTCCTGCTATTTCCGGTACCCCGAGAACTTATTATAATACTGATTTTGCCGGTCCTCCTGCAGGTAGTTGGAGTACAAGTTCAACACTAAGAGTAAGCAAAGGTACTGATAATTTTTATTTTGTAATTAATGGGTTGGCTTGGCAGTATGGAATTGGTTCAGCCCTGATAGGAAAGTTATGTTTGATGACAATAATTAGAGCGTTTTTAGATGGTGGTTTATACAGTACTGTTTTATCTCCTGCTATTCCTGAATTTAAGATTTCTCAGGTTCCATTATTAACTATAACCAGTCCAACAGATGTTGGTAATACATTTACTAATCCTACTTCAATTAATATCGCATGGAGCAATGATTGGAAACGATGGGGTGGTAATAATTATACCGAAGAATATCCTGCCGGTTATACTGAAGCGACAACACTTAAATATAGTTTGAAATATTCCAACGATAAAGGTTCGACATGGCATTATTGTGATGGCGATAGTGATACTACTCCGGGAGAAAAAAATTCAGGGCACTTTGTTACTACTCCTCCATTAACTTATACGTGGAATGTACCTGCAGCAGATTTTCCGACAGGTTCTTACTTAATCCGTGTGGAATGTTATAGGGAGACTATTGATTTACACTACAGTTATAACCAACTACAGCTTTTTATTAAGAGATGA
- a CDS encoding type II secretion system protein produces MNTKINNKGFTLVELVITMVILVIIVLSVMKIQYFMSRQTIRIKEKAFATQKVIQMMEELRSLVSGSEKEKINVLDDYDDGVAYKPVLTTDKNVTDPSTVSSDNVSVSNGWKYVRRISVFKVPEESFVRKVYVRVYRSSPSNPSASPEILAETMSILKTISSPYVPTQVMDLYVLAIENVPGWWTNLWTMRPMFEGIIQDLQTRCTGFEIRTHWITRLSYGRDQQYLPYINRADFTGSIVMPSVYLYPGKTQKVDGGEYYFYDPDRMQCRVNVDGVPKNGPVTDAKSYAMSDRYNNAVRYPDELRIYNAAVAATPLGNPPPEISLRMLLEELNSGDINSNKNIILVNLHGELLPVPPIRNYSDAAKDPQSFPYERVVSHPENLRYPNNSNITLRVYAYFMDPGSHPGNPTLPVATVFIPDKNIPTGSIEVTRIVGSDSVNYQSSVVTEDPARYEVSHPIVGTTLIKLYNTPLRHPEAPDNTGLSVAQWVYGLEYIPCPVGNDFSQDLTDNHHQRPKNTARWIIKFTNTLGALNGMNTFETRIGNDLTTGTPLNKPSNLSRTYTWVGVTPPLTEQYQLLGDARHCPYADVKQRHGYNWYFAAVPSGPNDYNGFDKTQNGWNGQLEIDIPRIFSIYRQGLLRTQAIWSSINGFCYFYYGLGGEFGSNTEPIENSMAFGELPWITGSGVGVIYVDEIWPGSGVSAPFYGGVTDTTSRHPNSRIVAKKDNNWYSRYWLGELYPDNVFATQWNINGNLPTGISPNEYYRAQYTTFGDFNTNRLTVTADRGCTTFLNGGSVPGKYFRHMYGGNGNITALGTYISTIFSFPLLDAILADRPFKLDDTGDEPDEWNDAIYSSQRTILSIPVVGGVSRTYYDSTRAGCTASSTVRVSSGTVSSFYLSVSGFAIQANFGAAQIGKFALTSVFRTFLDAGLYTGQDWISQVPLVAITNPTNVHSTFSTFPIIIESSINWKRWGNEDYTEEYTTLAPSYSETTPLVYSIKYSSDRGATWHYCDDNSLTTAGHKDTFHDNGTSYSWDVSDAALFPKGSYIVRVECYRRNLDLHYSYDQIQIYIQR; encoded by the coding sequence ATGAACACCAAAATTAATAATAAAGGTTTTACTTTAGTGGAATTAGTGATTACTATGGTAATACTTGTTATAATTGTATTATCAGTAATGAAAATACAATATTTTATGAGCAGGCAAACAATTAGAATAAAAGAGAAGGCGTTTGCCACTCAAAAAGTAATACAGATGATGGAAGAATTAAGGTCGCTTGTTTCAGGTTCAGAAAAAGAGAAAATCAATGTTTTAGACGATTATGACGATGGTGTTGCATATAAACCTGTATTAACTACAGATAAAAACGTAACCGACCCATCAACAGTATCAAGCGATAATGTAAGCGTTAGTAATGGTTGGAAATATGTTAGACGGATATCTGTGTTTAAAGTTCCCGAAGAATCTTTTGTCCGTAAAGTATATGTCAGGGTATATAGATCATCACCTTCCAATCCGTCAGCATCTCCGGAAATATTAGCAGAAACAATGAGTATTTTAAAAACAATTTCGTCGCCATATGTTCCTACGCAGGTTATGGATTTATATGTTTTAGCGATAGAAAATGTTCCCGGGTGGTGGACTAATTTATGGACAATGAGACCTATGTTTGAAGGTATAATACAAGATTTGCAAACAAGATGTACAGGGTTTGAAATACGAACCCACTGGATTACACGTCTTTCATATGGCAGGGACCAGCAATATCTCCCTTATATCAATAGAGCTGATTTTACGGGTAGTATTGTTATGCCATCTGTCTATCTTTATCCCGGGAAAACTCAGAAAGTAGATGGTGGCGAATATTACTTTTATGATCCTGATAGAATGCAATGCAGGGTAAATGTTGACGGTGTACCTAAAAATGGTCCGGTTACAGATGCTAAAAGTTATGCTATGAGTGACAGGTATAATAATGCGGTAAGATATCCTGATGAGTTACGGATTTATAACGCCGCAGTTGCTGCGACACCCTTAGGTAACCCGCCACCTGAAATAAGTTTAAGAATGTTATTAGAAGAGCTGAATTCAGGAGATATTAATAGTAATAAAAATATAATATTAGTAAATTTACACGGAGAACTTCTGCCTGTACCACCTATCCGTAATTATTCAGATGCTGCTAAAGACCCACAGAGTTTTCCGTATGAGCGTGTGGTATCACATCCTGAAAACTTACGGTATCCTAACAATTCTAATATAACGTTGAGAGTCTATGCGTATTTTATGGATCCGGGCAGCCATCCGGGTAATCCAACTTTACCGGTTGCGACGGTTTTTATACCTGATAAAAATATTCCTACAGGGTCAATTGAGGTAACAAGAATTGTTGGGAGTGATTCTGTTAATTATCAAAGTTCAGTGGTTACTGAAGACCCTGCTAGATATGAAGTTAGTCATCCTATCGTAGGAACTACTTTAATTAAACTATATAATACTCCATTAAGGCATCCAGAAGCGCCAGATAATACTGGATTATCTGTAGCACAATGGGTATATGGTTTGGAATATATTCCTTGTCCTGTAGGAAATGATTTTAGTCAGGATCTTACTGATAATCATCATCAAAGACCCAAAAATACTGCAAGATGGATTATAAAATTTACAAATACACTTGGTGCGCTAAATGGAATGAATACTTTTGAAACCCGTATTGGAAATGACCTTACAACAGGGACACCTCTTAACAAACCAAGTAATTTATCAAGAACATATACCTGGGTAGGAGTCACTCCACCGCTTACTGAACAATATCAGTTATTAGGTGATGCACGGCATTGTCCTTATGCAGATGTTAAACAAAGACATGGCTATAATTGGTATTTTGCTGCTGTTCCTTCTGGTCCTAACGATTACAATGGTTTTGATAAAACGCAAAATGGCTGGAATGGTCAACTTGAGATTGATATTCCAAGAATTTTCTCAATATACCGTCAAGGACTATTAAGGACCCAGGCAATATGGTCATCTATAAACGGTTTCTGTTATTTTTACTATGGGTTAGGGGGTGAATTTGGAAGTAATACTGAACCTATAGAAAATTCAATGGCGTTTGGAGAATTACCATGGATTACGGGTTCTGGAGTAGGTGTTATATATGTAGATGAGATATGGCCGGGTTCTGGGGTATCCGCTCCATTTTATGGTGGTGTTACAGATACCACTTCCCGTCATCCTAATAGTCGTATAGTTGCTAAGAAAGATAATAACTGGTACTCAAGATACTGGTTGGGAGAATTATACCCAGATAATGTATTTGCAACACAATGGAACATTAACGGTAACTTACCAACAGGTATATCTCCTAATGAATATTATCGTGCACAATATACTACTTTTGGTGATTTTAATACAAATAGACTAACTGTGACAGCGGATAGAGGATGTACAACATTTTTAAATGGTGGAAGTGTTCCGGGAAAATACTTTAGGCATATGTATGGTGGAAATGGAAATATAACGGCATTGGGAACATATATTTCAACTATTTTTAGTTTTCCTTTACTGGACGCAATATTGGCTGACAGACCGTTTAAACTTGATGATACTGGAGATGAACCTGATGAATGGAATGATGCTATTTATAGCAGTCAAAGAACTATCCTTTCAATTCCTGTGGTTGGTGGTGTTTCCAGAACTTATTATGATTCTACAAGAGCTGGTTGTACCGCTTCTTCCACAGTAAGAGTGAGTTCCGGTACGGTTAGCAGTTTTTATTTATCAGTTTCCGGATTCGCAATTCAGGCAAATTTTGGAGCTGCTCAGATAGGGAAGTTTGCTTTAACGTCAGTATTTAGAACATTTTTAGACGCAGGTCTATATACCGGGCAAGATTGGATTTCTCAGGTCCCTTTAGTAGCTATAACAAATCCTACAAATGTTCATTCTACATTTAGTACTTTTCCAATTATTATTGAATCAAGTATAAACTGGAAACGGTGGGGCAATGAAGATTATACTGAGGAATATACTACTTTAGCTCCTTCGTATAGCGAGACGACACCGCTTGTATATAGTATAAAATATTCCAGCGACAGGGGTGCGACATGGCATTATTGCGATGATAATAGTTTAACTACTGCAGGACATAAGGATACATTCCATGACAATGGTACCTCTTATTCCTGGGATGTATCAGATGCAGCGCTTTTTCCAAAAGGTTCATATATAGTACGCGTGGAGTGTTATAGGCGAAATCTTGATTTACATTACAGTTATGACCAAATCCAAATTTATATTCAAAGGTAA